Proteins encoded within one genomic window of Haematobia irritans isolate KBUSLIRL chromosome 5, ASM5000362v1, whole genome shotgun sequence:
- the LOC142239387 gene encoding peptidylprolyl isomerase domain and WD repeat-containing protein 1 encodes MSDEDEKVARKRGNDKVNDNEEDDGGWIGPLPTEQTAALKPKRKKVLPYEHVFLENLPDAECYEKSYMHRDIITHLVVTKTDFIVTGSIDGHIKFWKKMEEGIEFVKHFRSHLMPIHSLTTNAGGTLLCSASADKCAKIFDVINFDMINIIKLGYIPGTSCWIHSPGDAVQSLAISDKESNKIHIYDGQGNGDVLHTLDRLHSAPVIAMCYNVPMNCAISVDRNGILEYWLNSKYDYKFPQKHVTFDSKLDTSLFEFAKCKTLVTGLAASQDGRRFATISTDRKVRVFQFQTGKLIRVFDEALQTYTQMQQTPHALPNMEFGRRMASERDLEKSDFNMNNNIIFDVTGHFLLYPTMIGIKMINIETNRCVSILGKTDNIRPLHIALFQGKGRKTKAAITLEQEASENPALQSTSNDPTLFCTAFKKQRFYMYSRRLPSDLQDVDRDVFNEKPTKEDIIAVPEGQGVQKMYENVTIHTTLGDIHMKMFYKECPKTVENFCVHAKNGYYNGHIFHRVIKGFMVQTGDPTGTGTGGKSIWGHDFKDEFVPTLRHDRPYTVSMANAGPNTNGSQFFITVLPTPWLDNKHTVFGRVYKGMEVVQNICNSKTNPKTDKPYDDIKIISIHLSN; translated from the exons ATGAGTGATGAGGATGAGAAAGTGGCCAGAAAACGtggtaatgacaaagttaatgacaATGAGGAAGATGATGGTGGCTGGATAGGGCCTTTACCCACGGAACAAACTGCAGCTTTGAAACCGAAGAGGAAAAAAG TTTTGCCATATGAACATGTATTTTTGGAGAATTTGCCTGATGCAGAGTGCTATGAAAAAAGTTATATGCATCGCGATATTATAACCCATTTAGTGGTTACGAAAACAGATTTCATTGTGACGGGGAGCATTGATGGTCAtatcaaattttggaagaaaatggaAGAAGGCATAGAATTTGTAAAACACTTTCGCAGTCATTTAA tGCCTATCCATTCATTGACTACTAATGCTGGCGGTACCTTGCTTTGTTCAGCTTCGGCTGATAAATGtgctaaaatatttgatgtaATTAACTTTGATATGATAAATATCATCAAGTTGGGTTATATACCAGGTACATCGTGCTGGATTCATTCTCCCGGAGATGCGGTACAAAGTTTGGCTAt TTCAGATAAAGAAAGTAATAAAATCCACATATACGATGGCCAAGGAAATGGTGATGTTCTACATACTTTGGACAGATTACATTCCGCTCCGGTCATTGCAATGTGCTATAATGTGCCAATGAATTGTGCAATTTCGGTAGATCGTAATGGCATATTGGAATATTGGCTAAATTCGAAATACGATTATAAATTTCCACAAAAGCATGTTACCTTTGATTCAAAATTGGATACAA GTCTCTTTGAATTTGCCAAGTGTAAAACATTAGTTACTGGTCTCGCTGCCTCTCAAGATGGCCGTAGATTCGCTACTATTTCTACAGATCGAAAAGTAAGAGTCTTTCAATTTCAAACGGGAAAGTTAATACGAGTATTCGATGAAGCTTTGCAAACATATACCCAAATGCAACAAACTCCACATGCTCTGCCCAATATGGAATTTGGAAGAAG aatGGCTTCAGAACGTGACTTGGAAAAATCCGATTTCAATATGAATAATAATATCATATTTGACGTTACCGGTCACTTCTTGCTTTATCCCACAATGAttggtataaaaatgataaatATTGAAACAAATCGTTGTGTTAGCATTTTGGGAAAAACGGATAATATTAGACCCCTGCATATAGCACTATTCCAGGGCAAAGGGAGAAAAACTAAGGCCGCAATAACTCTAGAACAAGAAGCAAGTGAAAATCCAGCATTACAATCAACATCTAATGATCCCACTTTATTTTGTACAGCCTTCAA aaaacaaagattttatatgtatagtagACGTTTACCATCGGACTTACAAGATGTAGATCGTGATGTATTTAATGAGAAACCTACAAAGGAGGATATCATCGCTGTACCCGAGGGACAAG GTGTACAAAAAATGTACGAAAATGTTACAATACATACAACACTgggtgatatccatatgaaaatGTTTTACAAAGAATGTCCCAAAACTGTGGAGAATTTTTGTGTTCATGCCAAAAATGG TTATTATAATGGACATATCTTCCATCGTGTAATTAAGGGATTTATGGTACAAACTGGAGATCCTACTGGCACTGGTACTGGTGGTAAATCTATTTGGGGTCATGATTTTAAAGATGAATTTGTTCCAACATTAAGACATGATCGACCCTATACGGTCAGTATGGCTAATGCTGGACCAAATACAAATGGCAGTCAATTCTTTATTACTGTCCTACCAACG ccCTGGCTTGATAATAAACACACAGTTTTTGGCAGGGTCTACAAGGGtatggaagtagtgcaaaatataTGTAATTCAAAGACAAATCCTAAAACCGATAAACCCTATGatgatattaaaataatttcaatacatttaagcaattaa
- the LOC142240085 gene encoding uncharacterized protein LOC142240085, producing MFNFISKFYIIVSAILPTPHHEASSLKCEESSRHLKFHLIKQYHRSLGDKLHVDNVDSLESCIQMANTYKGLAFNYRSYSRSSTDEDDIAPKISRDHYWEQPQLYFNCHILQCPETTEFKTLINDSTFDYYSLYEEAIFPNYVCIPQVGLFILYTTNMETFQNASLNCQKIIIESAIDKLYCGSLAHIASSRRTNALVYIMKEYNDRQIMLKLKPKINLAYVGLYYNRSRTQRFQMFNMDDESLDCFPYRAWEPGNPKMSSQFTNSSCVALTSHGTWVTVECNRKLFYFCEILTECFLN from the exons ATGTTTAACTTTATtagcaaattttatattattgtttCTGCAATACTTCCAACACCACATCATGAGGCTTCCTCTTTAAAATGCGAAGAGTCCTCTAGGCATTTGAAATTTCATCTGATAAAGCAATATCATAGATCTTTGGGTGATAAATTGCATGTGGACAATGTGGATTCGCTTGAATCGTGTATACAAATGGCTAACACATATAAAGGATTAGCATTCAACTATAGATCGTATAGTAGATCTTCAACAGACGAAG ATGATATTGCCCCCAAAATAAGTCGCGATCATTATTGGGAACAGccacaattatatttcaattgTCACATCTTACAATGCCCTGAAACTACCGAATTCAAAACCCTAATAAATGATTCAACATTTGATTACTATTCACTCTATGAGGAAGCAATTT TTCCCAACTATGTTTGCATTCCCCAAGTGGgtctatttattttatataccacCAACATGGAGACATTTCAAAACGCTTCATtgaattgtcaaaaaattatcatTGAAAGTGCCATTGATAAACTATATTGTGGATCTTTGGCCCATATTGCTTCTTCGAGGCGTACAAATGCCCTTGTATATATCATGAAGGAGTACAATGATCGACAAATTATGTTGAAACTAAAACCCAAAATTAACTTGGCTTACGTTGGTCTCTATTATAATCGTAGTCGAACACAAAGATTTCAAATGTTCAACATGGATGATGAAAGTCTTGATTGTTTTCCTTATCGAGCTTGGGAGCCAGGAAACCCAAAAATGAG ttcGCAATTCACAAACTCCAGTTGTGTGGCATTAACCTCACATGGTACTTGGGTGACTGTCGAAtgtaatagaaaattattctatttttgtgaaattcttacagaatgttttttaaattaa